From the Roseofilum casamattae BLCC-M143 genome, one window contains:
- a CDS encoding YbaB/EbfC family nucleoid-associated protein: MAKGQGFGFGLGKMKELTEAFKKAQQVQEGAKQLQEELEQMEVEGEAGGGLVKVTMNGNQNPQKVTIAPDVLAEGAEVVSDLVTAAMKDAYNKSTATMKERMEDLTAGLNLPGM; the protein is encoded by the coding sequence ATGGCAAAAGGACAGGGATTTGGTTTCGGTTTAGGCAAAATGAAAGAGCTGACCGAGGCATTTAAGAAAGCTCAACAAGTTCAGGAAGGAGCCAAACAACTCCAGGAGGAGCTGGAGCAGATGGAAGTTGAGGGAGAAGCCGGAGGTGGACTGGTTAAGGTGACCATGAATGGCAATCAAAATCCTCAAAAAGTGACGATCGCTCCGGACGTATTGGCTGAGGGAGCTGAAGTCGTCTCCGACTTAGTGACGGCTGCCATGAAAGATGCCTACAACAAGTCTACGGCAACGATGAAGGAGAGGATGGAAGATTTGACCGCAGGGTTGAATCTACCGGGAATGTAA